The following proteins are co-located in the Calliphora vicina chromosome 2, idCalVici1.1, whole genome shotgun sequence genome:
- the LOC135951091 gene encoding uncharacterized protein LOC135951091 — MRLYVKRKSGNGELNLSYEGKYLLDPRYMTKRDLQFYYRYYNMTKKRKHFKKIIIVVLCICFFSYIFIDFNLKTKLIHLRDRFEFIARIDADYNITQAYFIDLPGCRMPYFPVTDDNIIQFMYKPRNFSCKKALMRTSDVGGAVLMLNMNSKEIYDLYEIRDLSDLCCNYTEIRRINDQHNQYLEPVPFQLDYNRNMPVKPGIEFIMVECWPKNNEENIIYKDFHFFVIENIASNCITSSTQRDELLVEEDDLRSSTTSNSSNSSRIKTDNHTATQNDNRLSVMILGMDSVSHLNFLRQMRSSASYIHNKLNHIEFWGYNKVGDNTYPNLMPVLTGFDEDEVAISCLGPPAKFSSSVYDNCSLIWKRYKEAGFKTVYAEDVGALSLFNWRHSGFKKPPTDYYLRPILLEMERHISNEKRLNVALCMGGRRTADVLLEYIHKLIPVMKNENFFAFFWTVAMTHDLFNMPMLFDEDIKHLLEKFDANGILNRTIIFLMSDHGIRWGSFRKTYQGMMEERLPLLIALYPPWFKQKYPEAVANLEANAKRLSTPYDLHATMLDLLDLRKLSAKQLIKRSAELNDPDTSMPRSISLFMPIPKSRTCENAYIASHWCSCHQRQELPTNDGRVQRAARYIVKLINDRLKDHPQCRVLYLNSITDATVAAPHHKIVKELGVSDYSIDITLRLQTKPGLGLFESTVRMSSYSTALTGTISRINLYSSQSYCIDDYALKMFCYCHR; from the exons ATGCGTTTGTATGTGAAACGTAAAAGTGGAAATGGTGAACTCAACCTGAGTTACGA aggAAAATATCTATTGGATCCACGATATATGACGAAACGTGATTTACAGTTTTACTATCGCTACTACAATATGACGAAGAAACGAAAACACTTCAAGAAGATAATCATAGTGGTTCTGTGCATATGtttcttttcttacattttcatAGATTTTAATTTGAAGACGAAATTAATACATTTGCGAGACCGCTTTGAGTTTATCGCTCGCATTGATGCTGACTATAACATAACCCaggcatattttattgatttgcCTGGATGCCGTATGCCTTACTTCCCTGTCACCGATGACAATATCATTCAATTCATGTACAAGCCTAGAAATTTTTCATGCAAAAAAGCTTTAATGCGCACCAGTGATGTTGGTGGTGCAGTCCTCATGTTGAATATGAACTCAAAGGAAATCTATGATTTGTATGAAATACGAGACTTGTCCGATTTGTGTTGCAACTACACAGAAATACGACGAATTAATGATCAACACAATCAATATTTAGAGCCAGTTCCGTTTCAGCTTGACTACAATAGAAACATGCCTGTTAAGCCGGGCATTGAATTCATAATGGTCGAGTGCTGGCCGAAAAATAATGAAGAAAATATTATCTACAAAGATTTTCATTTCTttgtcattgaaaatattgccTCAAATTGCATAACAAGTAGTACTCAAAGGGATGAATTGTTGGTGGAAGAGGATGACTTAAGGAGTTCAACAACGTCAAATTCGTCGAATTCATCTCGCATTAAAACAGATAATCATACTGCAACCCAGAACGATAATCGCCTGTCGGTTATGATCTTGGGTATGGACAGTGTAtcacatttgaattttttgcgCCAAATGCGTTCAAGTGCTTCCTATATACACAACAAACTGAATCATATTGAATTTTGGGGCTACAACAAGGTGGGCGATAATACTTACCCCAATTTAATGCCGGTTTTAACAGGCTTCGACGAAGATGAGGTGGCCATTTCCTGTCTAGGTCCACCTGCTAAATTTTCATCTAGTGTTTATGACAACTGTTCTCTAATATGGAAACGATATAAAGAAGCTGGTTTTAAAACCGTCTACGCCGAAGATGTTGGTGCTCTGAGTCTATTCAACTGGCGACATTCAGGATTCAAAAAGCCCCCTACCGATTACTATCTTCGTCCAATACTGCTGGAGATGGAACGACATATCAGTAATGAGAAGCGTTTAAATGTGGCTCTATGCATGGGTGGACGACGGACAGCTGATGTTCTGCTCGAGTATATTCATAAACTGATACCGGTGATGAAGAATGAAAACTTTTTTGCTTTCTTTTGGACAGTTGCAATGACGCATGACCTATTTAATATGCCCATGTTATTCGACGAAGACATAAAACATCTCTTGGAAAAGTTCGACGCGAACGGAATTCTCAATCGCACAATTATATTCCTTATGAGTGATCATGGCATAAGATGGGGATCATTTCGTAAGACATACCAGGGCATGATGGAAGAGCGTCTGCCACTTCTTATAGCACTCTATCCACCCTGgttcaaacaaaaatatccaGAGGCTGTGGCCAATTTAGAAGCGAATGCAAAACGTTTATCAACACCCTACGATCTTCATGCTACAATGTTGGATCTCCTCGACTTACGCAAGTTAAGTGCCAAGCAATTGATCAAACGAAGCGCTGAGCTGAACGATCCTGATACAAGCATGCCTCGAAGCATCAGCCTCTTTATGCCCATTCCTAAAAGTCGAACTTGCGAAAATGCATACATTGCTTCACATTGGTGCAGTTGCCATCAGCGCCAAGAGTTACCCACCAACGATGGCCGTGTACAACGAGCAGCACGTTACATTGTCAAATTAATAAATGATCGGCTTAAAGATCATCCTCAATGTCGTGTTTTGTACTTGAACTCAATAACAGATGCTACAGTAGCAGCGCCTCATCATAAAATCGTAAAGGAATTAGGTGTCAGTGATTATTCAATTGACATAACACTGCGTCTGCAGACAAAACCCGGCCTCGGTCTTTTCGAATCGACTGTCCGAATGTCAAGTTATAGCACTGCATTGACAGGCACTATAAGTCGCATAAATCTCTACAGCAGTCAAAGTTACTGCATCGATGATTATGCCCTGAAAATGTTTTGCTATTGCCACAGATAA